The Drechmeria coniospora strain ARSEF 6962 chromosome 02, whole genome shotgun sequence genome has a segment encoding these proteins:
- a CDS encoding 40S ribosomal protein S21 — protein MENDRGEIIDLYVPRKCSATNRIIKAKDHGSVQISIAKVDENGRAVSGENHVYALCGFVRAMGESDDAVNRLAQRDGLLKNVWSAQR, from the exons ATGGAGAACGACCGTGGCGAGATCATCGATCT CTACGTCCCCCGCAAGTGCAGCGCTACGAACAGAAtcatcaaggccaaggaccACGGCTCCGTCCAGATCTCGATCGCCAAGGTTGACGAGAACGGCCGGGCCGTTTCGGGCGAGAACCACGTTTACGCGCTCTGCGGATTTGTGCGCGCGATGGGCGagagcgacgatgccgtgAACCGGCTGGCCCAGCGGGACGGTCTGCTGAAGAACGTCTGGAGCGCTCAGCGATAG